One Perca flavescens isolate YP-PL-M2 chromosome 14, PFLA_1.0, whole genome shotgun sequence genomic window carries:
- the zbtb22a gene encoding zinc finger and BTB domain-containing protein 22 isoform X1: MDPTCSASAAQAALTVQVCFPGARAAVLDNLNRQREEGRLCDLSIQVQGQVFRAHRCVLAACSPYFHDQVLLKNVTTVSLPSVMDPVAFESVLSSAYTGQLSIVLDDIVNYVTVASFLQMWHIVDKCTEILKRPRPPAEVSPGETAAAHPGTASRQQSPSSTDCLYLEREERRKERKPDALPPLATWRRPQQFPRWGRPRPSSAQNLADSQLDTLPCYTESDYTNCEEAWVSSHAKTSHFAHDGPGHNSRYHGGVPCGEALKQKVRFQQRGAPQSVVRRLDKNRESGDIDETQEKRKKRETEADEGVGEAAVEKKGGFAQMGHCADFNPISNENVGQVTVKAGVEETKEKVQRNLVGRDPSSDLPSVHACQTGEAVPGPSCPVSARMQWQTSPWSQQEQRPQEVEGGSCSKDEDEDDKEEEDVDFECFTEGMFSRDTYDEIEDGTGQVSQRPLVPVSPDFTTADSEVNWPSTSVGQGSSLTPNSSRHLSPSSAAFPPPSSPPTPSSSSSVSLAGAPYTGKVHFCHCGKAYTLKSMRDRHVKMQHLNLRPFGCPVCTKSFKMKHHLTKHLKTHGGLRPYECGLCGKKVIWRDSFLRHQARCERLASSASANSNNASTAAADVDDSYSYGFEDGVAFLATGGQVKVEEVDFHGEMEDGMHGLLGSVSGIVDELRTQSQNLDSGSHVFKEEASESF, from the exons ATGGATCCGACCTGTAGTGCTTCGGCTGCTCAAGCAGCGTTAACTGTCCAGGTGTGTTTCCCCGGTGCCCGTGCGGCTGTTTTGGATAATCTGAACCGCCAGCGGGAAGAGGGCAGGCTGTGTGACCTCTCCATCCAGGTGCAAGGACAAGTGTTCAGGGCCCACCGCTGTGTGCTCGCTGCATGCTCACCTTACTTTCATGACCAG GTGTTACTGAAGAATGTTACAACTGTTTCCTTACCCTCAGTTATGGACCCAGTGGCCTTTGAGAGTGTCCTGAGTTCTGCATACACAGGCCAGCTGAGCATTGTGCTTGATGACATTGTTAACTATGTCACTGTGGCCAGTTTCCTCCAGATGTGGCATATCGTGGACAAATGCACTGAGATCCTGAAGAGGCCTCGGCCCCCAGCAGAGGTCAGCCCTGGAGAGACCGCTGCAGCTCACCCTGGCACGGCATCTCGCCAGCAGTCCCCGAGCAGCACAGACTGCTTATATCTGGAAagggaggaaagaaggaaagagagaaagcctGATGCCTTGCCTCCCTTAGCTACATGGAGACGTCCACAGCAGTTTCCTAGATGGGGGCGGCCACGGCCTTCATCAGCCCAGAATTTAGCTGACTCTCAACTGGACACCCTCCCTTGCTATACAGAGAGTGATTACACCAACTGTGAGGAGGCATGGGTATCAAGCCATGCCAAAACGAGCCACTTTGCTCATGATGGACCTGGCCACAATAGCCGGTACCATGGGGGGGTCCCTTGTGGTGAAGCATTAAAGCAGAAAGTCAGGTTTCAACAGCGAGGAGCACCGCAGAGCGTTGTTAGACGGCTTGATAAGAACAGAGAGAGCGGGGACATTGATGAGACacaagagaagaggaagaagagagagaccGAGGCAGATGAGGGAGTCGGAGAAGCAGCGGTGGAGAAGAAGGGAGGCTTTGCACAAATGGGACACTGCG CAGACTTCAACCCAATTTCGAATGAGAATGTCGGACAAGTCACGGTCAAGGCGGGTGTGGAGGAGACAAAGGAAAAAGTGCAAAGAAATTTGGTAGGAAGAGATCCTTCCTCAGACCTGCCCAGTGTTCATGCTTGCCAAACAGGTGAAGCAGTTCCGGGCCCTTCCTGTCCAGTCTCGGCCCGAATGCAGTGGCAGACGAGTCCCTGGTCTCAACAAGAGCAGAGGCCGCAGGAAGTAGAGGGTGGCAGCTGCAGTAAAGATGAGGATGAAGACgataaggaggaggaggatgtggaCTTTGAATGTTTCACAGAAGGGATGTTTAGCAGAGACACATATGATGAGATTGAAGATGGCACAGGACAGGTTTCCCAGAGGCCTTTAGTGCCTGTGTCTCCTGACTTCACCACGGCAGACTCGGAGGTCAACTGGCCCTCCACCAGCGTGGGACAGGGTAGCTCATTGACCCCCAACTCAAGTCGGCATTTGTCTCCGTCCTCTGCTGCATTTCCGCCACCCTCTTCACCCCCGACACCATCTTCGTCCTCCTCCGTGTCCCTCGCTGGCGCCCCCTACACGGGCAAAGTCCACTTCTGCCACTGCGGAAAAGCCTACACCCTGAAGAGTATGCGTGACCGGCACGTGAAGATGCAGCACCTCAATCTACGGCCCTTCGGCTGTCCCGTTTGCACAAAGTCCTTCAAGATGAAGCACCACCTAACCAAGCACCTCAAGACTCATGGAGGGCTGCGGCCCTACGAGTGTGGCTTGTGTGGGAAAAAAGTCATTTGGAGAGACAGCTTCCTCAGGCATCAGGCCCGATGTGAGAGACTTGCCTCCAGCGCCTCAGCTAACAGCAACAACGCAAGCACAGCTGCAGCGGATGTGGATGACAGCTACAGTTATGGATTTGAAGACGGGGTTGCTTTTCTTGCAACCGGAGGACAAGTGAAAGTCGAAGAGGTGGACTTTCACGGGGAGATGGAGGATGGGATGCATGGCCTGTTGGGCAGTGTGTCTGGGATTGTGGATGAGCTGAGAACTCAGTCACAAAACTTGGACTCCGGTAGTCATGTTTTTAAAGAGGAGGCAAGTGAGAGCTTTTGA
- the mbpa gene encoding uncharacterized protein mbpa isoform X1: protein MATASTSGQSTFGLGRKKKNPGLMDQITKFFGGDKKKRSKGSFRGHLATSPQSSARRRTKENAVVHFFRSIVSSPRPKSRWRDVLGLSDSLLLDDFETAQLFMNHNRPRRRVPRAQSRRSEDAETKAHCPGSSAWEKPSPVHPLNAGAPSSKLSAENHTTDPTPMGQDGGGETDLQAADSQPQETLTH from the exons ATGGCTACGGCAAGCACCTCAGGGCAGAGCACCTTTGGGCTcgggaggaaaaagaagaaccCTGGTCTCATGGATCAGATCACCAAGTTCTTTGGgggagacaaaaagaaaaggagcAAG GGCTCGTTCCGGGGTCACCTGGCAACCTCACCCCAGTCCTCCGCTCGCCGCCGGACCAAAGAAAATGCTGTGGTGCATTTCTTCAGGAGCATT GTTTCCTCTCCTCGTCCTAAATCCAGG TGGAGAGATGTCTTGGGCTTG AGCGACTCGCTGCTTCTGGATGACTTTGAAACTGCTCAACTGTTTATGAACCACAACCG GCCTCGTCGCCGCGTGCCGAGAGCACAAAGTCGCCGGTCAGAAGACGCAGAGACCAAAGCACACTGTCCAGGATCTTCAGCCTG gGAGAAACCAAGTCCCGTCCACCCCCTAAACGCTGGAGCACCATCTTCTAAGCTCTCCGCCGAGAACCACACCACAGATCCAACGCCGATGGGACAAGACGGAGGAGGGGAAACAGATCTGCAAGCGGCGGACTCACAACCTCAAGAAACGTTAACCCACTAA
- the galr1a gene encoding galanin receptor type 1: MELQLENQSQPFNSNTVRLPGKPVLEMGVDNFISLLIFGLIFILGVLGNTMVITVLARSKPGQPRSTTKIFILNLSVADLSYLLFCVPFQSTIYMLPTWVLGAFICKFIHYFFTVSMLVSIFTLSAMSVDRYVAIVHARKSSSIRVGRHAKFGVVLIWILSLAMAAPVAHYQGIVVREDNNTFCWEVWPDHQRKVYVMCTFVFGYLLPLTLISVCYAKVLNHLHKKLKNVSKKSELSKKKTAQTVLVVVVVFCLSWLPHHIVHLWVEFGSFPLNQASFLFRMVAHCLAYSNSSVNPIIYAFLSENFRNSYKQVFWCRLPSKCPVKDTRELRSRMETAPSTNISVTYKGHDSQISKML; the protein is encoded by the exons ATGGAGCTACAGTTGGAAAACCAAAGCCAGCCTTTCAACAGCAACACCGTGAGGCTGCCAGGTAAACCTGTACTGGAGATGGGGGTAGATAACTTTATTTCTCTTCTGATATTTGGACTTATTTTCATCCTCGGGGTGCTTGGGAACACCATGGTGATCACGGTGCTGGCACGCAGTAAACCGGGACAACCGAGGAGCACAACCAAAATCTTCATCCTCAACCTGAGCGTGGCGGACCTGTCCTACCTCCTCTTCTGCGTCCCCTTCCAGTCCACCATCTACATGCTGCCCACATGGGTGCTGGGAGCTTTCATCTGCAAGTTCATCCACTATTTCTTCACCGTGTCCATGCTGGTCAGTATTTTCACTCTGTCGGCAATGTCCGTGGACCGTTACGTGGCCATCGTCCACGCCAGGAAATCCTCGTCGATCCGGGTGGGGAGGCACGCTAAGTTCGGAGTGGTGCTGATCTGGATCCTGTCTCTGGCCATGGCAGCTCCCGTTGCGCACTACCAGGGCATCGTGGTGAGGGAGGACAACAACACCTTCTGCTGGGAGGTTTGGCCGGATCACCAGAGGAAAGTCTACGTGATGTGCACTTTTGTTTTTGGATACCTCCTGCCTCTCACTTTGATATCTGTCTGTTATGCAAAG GTTTTAAACCATCTGCACAAAAAGCTGAAGAATGTGTCCAAAAAATCAGAGCTCTCCAAAAAGAAG ACTGCCCAGACAGTCCTGGTGGTGGTCGTGGTCTTCTGCCTGTCTTGGTTGCCTCACCACATCGTTCACCTGTGGGTGGAGTTTGGCTCTTTCCCCCTGAACCAGGCCTCCTTCCTGTTCAGGATGGTGGCTCACTGCTTGGCCTACAGCAACTCCTCCGTTAACCCCATCATCTACGCTTTCCTGTCGGAGAACTTCAGGAACTCCTACAAGCAGGTTTTCTGGTGCCGGCTGCCCAGCAAGTGTCCCGTGAAAGACAccagagagctccgcagcaGGATGGAGACGGCACCGTCCACTAACATCAGTGTGACTTACAAAGGTCATGACTCTCAGATCAGCAAAATGCTCTGA
- the mbpa gene encoding myelin basic protein isoform X2, with protein sequence MATASTSGQSTFGLGRKKKNPGLMDQITKFFGGDKKKRSKGSFRGHLATSPQSSARRRTKENAVVHFFRSIVSSPRPKSRWRDVLGLASSPRAESTKSPVRRRRDQSTLSRIFSLGETKSRPPPKRWSTIF encoded by the exons ATGGCTACGGCAAGCACCTCAGGGCAGAGCACCTTTGGGCTcgggaggaaaaagaagaaccCTGGTCTCATGGATCAGATCACCAAGTTCTTTGGgggagacaaaaagaaaaggagcAAG GGCTCGTTCCGGGGTCACCTGGCAACCTCACCCCAGTCCTCCGCTCGCCGCCGGACCAAAGAAAATGCTGTGGTGCATTTCTTCAGGAGCATT GTTTCCTCTCCTCGTCCTAAATCCAGG TGGAGAGATGTCTTGGGCTTG GCCTCGTCGCCGCGTGCCGAGAGCACAAAGTCGCCGGTCAGAAGACGCAGAGACCAAAGCACACTGTCCAGGATCTTCAGCCTG gGAGAAACCAAGTCCCGTCCACCCCCTAAACGCTGGAGCACCATCTTCTAA
- the zbtb22a gene encoding zinc finger and BTB domain-containing protein 22 isoform X2, translating to MDPTCSASAAQAALTVQVCFPGARAAVLDNLNRQREEGRLCDLSIQVQGQVFRAHRCVLAACSPYFHDQVLLKNVTTVSLPSVMDPVAFESVLSSAYTGQLSIVLDDIVNYVTVASFLQMWHIVDKCTEILKRPRPPAEVSPGETAAAHPGTASRQQSPSSTDCLYLEREERRKERKPDALPPLATWRRPQQFPRWGRPRPSSAQNLADSQLDTLPCYTESDYTNCEEAWVSSHAKTSHFAHDGPGHNSRYHGGVPCGEALKQKVRFQQRGAPQSVVRRLDKNRESGDIDETQEKRKKRETEADEGVGEAAVEKKGGFAQMGHCDFNPISNENVGQVTVKAGVEETKEKVQRNLVGRDPSSDLPSVHACQTGEAVPGPSCPVSARMQWQTSPWSQQEQRPQEVEGGSCSKDEDEDDKEEEDVDFECFTEGMFSRDTYDEIEDGTGQVSQRPLVPVSPDFTTADSEVNWPSTSVGQGSSLTPNSSRHLSPSSAAFPPPSSPPTPSSSSSVSLAGAPYTGKVHFCHCGKAYTLKSMRDRHVKMQHLNLRPFGCPVCTKSFKMKHHLTKHLKTHGGLRPYECGLCGKKVIWRDSFLRHQARCERLASSASANSNNASTAAADVDDSYSYGFEDGVAFLATGGQVKVEEVDFHGEMEDGMHGLLGSVSGIVDELRTQSQNLDSGSHVFKEEASESF from the exons ATGGATCCGACCTGTAGTGCTTCGGCTGCTCAAGCAGCGTTAACTGTCCAGGTGTGTTTCCCCGGTGCCCGTGCGGCTGTTTTGGATAATCTGAACCGCCAGCGGGAAGAGGGCAGGCTGTGTGACCTCTCCATCCAGGTGCAAGGACAAGTGTTCAGGGCCCACCGCTGTGTGCTCGCTGCATGCTCACCTTACTTTCATGACCAG GTGTTACTGAAGAATGTTACAACTGTTTCCTTACCCTCAGTTATGGACCCAGTGGCCTTTGAGAGTGTCCTGAGTTCTGCATACACAGGCCAGCTGAGCATTGTGCTTGATGACATTGTTAACTATGTCACTGTGGCCAGTTTCCTCCAGATGTGGCATATCGTGGACAAATGCACTGAGATCCTGAAGAGGCCTCGGCCCCCAGCAGAGGTCAGCCCTGGAGAGACCGCTGCAGCTCACCCTGGCACGGCATCTCGCCAGCAGTCCCCGAGCAGCACAGACTGCTTATATCTGGAAagggaggaaagaaggaaagagagaaagcctGATGCCTTGCCTCCCTTAGCTACATGGAGACGTCCACAGCAGTTTCCTAGATGGGGGCGGCCACGGCCTTCATCAGCCCAGAATTTAGCTGACTCTCAACTGGACACCCTCCCTTGCTATACAGAGAGTGATTACACCAACTGTGAGGAGGCATGGGTATCAAGCCATGCCAAAACGAGCCACTTTGCTCATGATGGACCTGGCCACAATAGCCGGTACCATGGGGGGGTCCCTTGTGGTGAAGCATTAAAGCAGAAAGTCAGGTTTCAACAGCGAGGAGCACCGCAGAGCGTTGTTAGACGGCTTGATAAGAACAGAGAGAGCGGGGACATTGATGAGACacaagagaagaggaagaagagagagaccGAGGCAGATGAGGGAGTCGGAGAAGCAGCGGTGGAGAAGAAGGGAGGCTTTGCACAAATGGGACACTGCG ACTTCAACCCAATTTCGAATGAGAATGTCGGACAAGTCACGGTCAAGGCGGGTGTGGAGGAGACAAAGGAAAAAGTGCAAAGAAATTTGGTAGGAAGAGATCCTTCCTCAGACCTGCCCAGTGTTCATGCTTGCCAAACAGGTGAAGCAGTTCCGGGCCCTTCCTGTCCAGTCTCGGCCCGAATGCAGTGGCAGACGAGTCCCTGGTCTCAACAAGAGCAGAGGCCGCAGGAAGTAGAGGGTGGCAGCTGCAGTAAAGATGAGGATGAAGACgataaggaggaggaggatgtggaCTTTGAATGTTTCACAGAAGGGATGTTTAGCAGAGACACATATGATGAGATTGAAGATGGCACAGGACAGGTTTCCCAGAGGCCTTTAGTGCCTGTGTCTCCTGACTTCACCACGGCAGACTCGGAGGTCAACTGGCCCTCCACCAGCGTGGGACAGGGTAGCTCATTGACCCCCAACTCAAGTCGGCATTTGTCTCCGTCCTCTGCTGCATTTCCGCCACCCTCTTCACCCCCGACACCATCTTCGTCCTCCTCCGTGTCCCTCGCTGGCGCCCCCTACACGGGCAAAGTCCACTTCTGCCACTGCGGAAAAGCCTACACCCTGAAGAGTATGCGTGACCGGCACGTGAAGATGCAGCACCTCAATCTACGGCCCTTCGGCTGTCCCGTTTGCACAAAGTCCTTCAAGATGAAGCACCACCTAACCAAGCACCTCAAGACTCATGGAGGGCTGCGGCCCTACGAGTGTGGCTTGTGTGGGAAAAAAGTCATTTGGAGAGACAGCTTCCTCAGGCATCAGGCCCGATGTGAGAGACTTGCCTCCAGCGCCTCAGCTAACAGCAACAACGCAAGCACAGCTGCAGCGGATGTGGATGACAGCTACAGTTATGGATTTGAAGACGGGGTTGCTTTTCTTGCAACCGGAGGACAAGTGAAAGTCGAAGAGGTGGACTTTCACGGGGAGATGGAGGATGGGATGCATGGCCTGTTGGGCAGTGTGTCTGGGATTGTGGATGAGCTGAGAACTCAGTCACAAAACTTGGACTCCGGTAGTCATGTTTTTAAAGAGGAGGCAAGTGAGAGCTTTTGA